The nucleotide sequence TGTCCGACAACCGCTGCTAGCTCTGCGAATTCGGTCTGCAGTTGGCGCGCGGTGTTTTTTGCGACGGCGGCATCGGGGGCGATCAGCAGGATCGACCTGGTCATCTTCTCGTCGATCAGGGTTGTGACAATGCCGTTTTCGGTCAGACGGGACAGTTTGGCCCCGCGGCCAACGGACGGCCATACCGGTGATTCATAGGTGGCCAACGGTGCATGGGCGCTGAATTGCCCTTCGCTGCCCGAGATCTTGATGGGCCCCACCCAGCGTAGGGGGACATGCACCGAGAGCTGCTCCTGTTGTGTGGTCATTTGTGGTTACCTCTTTCGGGCTGTTAGAAGGATGTTGTTGTTGGAAGAGCAATATCGGCGGCGTTCACCGTTGGTGGGGCTATGTCGACGTCGAGGGGGCGGATGCCCGCGTGCAGCCAGCTACGGCCAAGCCCGGCCACATCGACGGAGCTTCCTGCCAATGCAATCCCGCAGTCGCCACCTCCAGCACCGGAGGGTTTAGCGGCTGCGCCGCTGGTTTCTGCTGCGGCGCACAGCGCGTTGAGCCGCTCAGTAAAGATGCCCATTGCAGTAGCGCGGTCCAACTCGCACAGCAGATTCCGGAACTGACGCACATGCTCGCCGAGTCCCGCGCCAGCGGGCGCAGACCCGCAGCAGGAGGCCGTCGCAGGTGTCAGCAGGCCAATGGCGGCGTCGACACATTCTTCGGAAGACTCGCGGAACCGGCGCACAATCTCGTCGCGGGTTCGGTCGCCGGATGCCAGCCTGCCGATCCGGGCCGTGGTGGCCGCGGGAGCGCCCGTCCACCCGACGAGCAGACGTTCAGGCGGCGGCGCGACCGCGGCGATGACGTGGCCGGGCCATTCGGCGTGAACCGCCGAATGCAGGTCCGCGGCGGCGAGTTCGACGATGGCTTGGCGATCCGGGGAGCGGTAGGACAGCCAGCCTCCGAACACCGCCGCAGCCACGTCAACACCGGAGCCAGAGGTCGTCAGGCGCGCGGTCGCGATCAACGCAAGCCGGAATAAGGTCGTCCGGTCTACCGGGGCGCCCCATGCGGCGGTAACCGCATCAATCACCGCCACGGTGACAGCCCCACTGGAACCTAGGCCCAGCTTCACGCCACGCTCATGCAGCTGCGAGGTGATCGTCAGTCCGACGCCGCGGTCCGGGCAGTCCAGCCACTGGCGCGCGATGGCCACCGCGGATGCGATATGCGGCAGCTGCCGGGCTGCGACGGATCGGTCAGAATCCAAATCCACAGTGCCAGCTATCAGCTCGCTACTGACGGCGACCCCGCCACCGATGCCCAGATCCGCGGCCTGGACAGTGACATAGCGGTCCATCGCAGCGACCAGCGCGCCACAGCCAGGCTCGACGACCGCGAACTCGCCCAGAATGACCAGTTTGCCCGGTGCTTTTCGGATGCTGTTCACCGCGTGGCCTTCTCTACAAGAGCCACCCCGGGCCCCGGATGGGCCACCACCACCGTCTGGACCTGACTCAGCTCCTTCAGCGAGGCCGCGATGAGTGGCGCATCATCGCGCGAGCAGAGCACCTTCACGTTGGGACCGGCGTCCATCGTCAGGTAGGCCGCGATGCCGTCGCCGCGCATCGCGACGACCCGGTCGATTACCTGTAGCGAGGCCGCACTGATGTATCGAACAGCGGGCCGGGCGGCCAGCATGGTGGCGTGCATGCCCATCGCGTTGGCCTCGGCGATCGCACCGGCGCCGTGCAAGTCGCCGGCGGCAAGCGCGGCCTGCATCGCGTGCAGGTCATCACCGCTGGCGTCAGCCCAGGCTCGATACAGCGGAGAAGTCTTGACGGTCTGGCTCATTGCCGCCCGGCTCGAGATCTGCTTGGCCCCGGCCTCGACCACAACGGCCACCAACGCTAGATCAAGCGCGACATCGATTGGCTCGGCATAGGATTGGGCATCACCGTCGGCTCCAATCGCGGCACCGGCGTGCCACACCGAGAACCCGCCGAACACCGAACGACTCGCCGAGCCTGAACCACGACGCGCCAGCCGGGACAGTTCCCGGACATCGGTGTCCAACCCGTAGGCCGCACACGCAGCGGCGGCCAGCGCGGCGAAGCCACTCGCCGATGAGGCCAACCCAGCTCCGGTGGGCCCCGCATTGTGGGTATCAACGATCGCCGGGGCCCGCGACTTCACCCGCACTCGCAGCAGATCCAAGAATTCGGTAACTCGGGTCGAAAAAGCCTCCGGCGCCGGCTTCCCGGCCATCATCACGATATCCGGACCAACTCCACCGCCGGTGGGCCCGACCTCGACGGTGGTCGTAGTCGGGAAGATGTCCAGGGTCATCGACAGGCTCGAGGTCATCGGAAGCATGAACTCTTCGTCGCGCTTGCCCCAGTACTTGATCAGCGCGATGTTGGGATGAGCGACCGCGGTCGCCGCTGCTGCGCTCACGGCGCAACCTCGCGACCCGATGCGCTCGCGGTGAGCCGTCCGGCGAAGGAGTCGAGCGCGACAGCCCAGGTAGCCACCGCGCCGGCCTTACGCATTGCCTCACCGATGACTTGCGCGTGGACCCAATCGCGGGCAAGTGCGAGCGCGCATCCGCCGCGACCGCTGCCAGTGAGTTTGGCGCCCATTGCGCCACTGGTGTTGGCCGCCTCGATGAGACCCTCCAGCCGCGGCGTGGACAGGTTCAGCCCGCGGAGCAGGTCGTGGTTGCGAGCCATCGCTGCCCCGAGTGCGGTGAGATCGCCTTGCTGCAGGTCGATGGCCGCGCGACCGACCAGAGCATCGAGTTGCTCGACGAGCCAGTCCCGACGAGCCAAGCCGTCTCTGTCGGCAGTCAAGATTGCCGCGACCTCAGCGACGGAGTCTTTGGTCGCGCTGATCTCGCCGCTGTCAGCCACCACAAACACCCCTACCGGCGCCGGGCTCACCGGCCGGACAGCCCCCCGGTGGAACACAATGGGCCCGTCAGCGCCGGTAGCGGCCGCATCCACCCCACTGGGTGTTCCGTGCGCGGTTCGCTCCCTGGACTGAACCAGCTCATAGATCTGCATGGCGGTCAGCTTGCGCTCGAAAAGGTCGGCAAGCGCCAGCACCACCGCTCGCACCACCGCCGCGCTCGACCCCAACCCACGCCCGCATGGCACGACGTGCGACACCTCGACAACCACGCCTGACGCGACTGCGGCTGGCACGTCGAACCGTTCAGCGAAGTCTGAGATCAGCGACGCCATGTCTAGGCCCATCGACCCCACCGTTGGCTGCCGGACCGGGGTTGGTGCCGGGCCCCGGTGTGCGGTCGCCGTCTCGACCAATATTGGGATCGGAATGGCCAGTGCGGCCGCCCCATGCACCACCAGGTGCTCGCCTAGGACGATCGCTTTCCCGGTCGCCGTTCCCACACCCGATCTCGAACGTGCCTTCATCGCGGGATGACTCACTTGTTGCCCTATCGCTAGTAGATCTCTTGCGTGAACTGGGCGAAAGCGACTCGGGCGGCGCCTAATACGGTGAGGAACCAACCGGAGAAACTATCCGCTTCGAGCAGCTGGGCCAGTTCGGCCGCGGTCACCATGCGCACTTCCGAGACCTCGTCGGGGTCCGGTTGTGGCG is from Mycobacterium marinum and encodes:
- a CDS encoding phosphomevalonate kinase; its protein translation is MNSIRKAPGKLVILGEFAVVEPGCGALVAAMDRYVTVQAADLGIGGGVAVSSELIAGTVDLDSDRSVAARQLPHIASAVAIARQWLDCPDRGVGLTITSQLHERGVKLGLGSSGAVTVAVIDAVTAAWGAPVDRTTLFRLALIATARLTTSGSGVDVAAAVFGGWLSYRSPDRQAIVELAAADLHSAVHAEWPGHVIAAVAPPPERLLVGWTGAPAATTARIGRLASGDRTRDEIVRRFRESSEECVDAAIGLLTPATASCCGSAPAGAGLGEHVRQFRNLLCELDRATAMGIFTERLNALCAAAETSGAAAKPSGAGGGDCGIALAGSSVDVAGLGRSWLHAGIRPLDVDIAPPTVNAADIALPTTTSF
- the mvk gene encoding mevalonate kinase, translated to MKARSRSGVGTATGKAIVLGEHLVVHGAAALAIPIPILVETATAHRGPAPTPVRQPTVGSMGLDMASLISDFAERFDVPAAVASGVVVEVSHVVPCGRGLGSSAAVVRAVVLALADLFERKLTAMQIYELVQSRERTAHGTPSGVDAAATGADGPIVFHRGAVRPVSPAPVGVFVVADSGEISATKDSVAEVAAILTADRDGLARRDWLVEQLDALVGRAAIDLQQGDLTALGAAMARNHDLLRGLNLSTPRLEGLIEAANTSGAMGAKLTGSGRGGCALALARDWVHAQVIGEAMRKAGAVATWAVALDSFAGRLTASASGREVAP
- the mvaD gene encoding diphosphomevalonate decarboxylase, with the protein product MSAAAATAVAHPNIALIKYWGKRDEEFMLPMTSSLSMTLDIFPTTTTVEVGPTGGGVGPDIVMMAGKPAPEAFSTRVTEFLDLLRVRVKSRAPAIVDTHNAGPTGAGLASSASGFAALAAAACAAYGLDTDVRELSRLARRGSGSASRSVFGGFSVWHAGAAIGADGDAQSYAEPIDVALDLALVAVVVEAGAKQISSRAAMSQTVKTSPLYRAWADASGDDLHAMQAALAAGDLHGAGAIAEANAMGMHATMLAARPAVRYISAASLQVIDRVVAMRGDGIAAYLTMDAGPNVKVLCSRDDAPLIAASLKELSQVQTVVVAHPGPGVALVEKATR